The DNA sequence GTATCTTTCATTGAATGCTTCTTTGTTATTTTTTACGATATTGACTAGGAGTTAGTTGGTAATACTTTTTAAACTGCCGATTGAAGTTAGAGAGATTGTTAAAGCCAGACTGTGTAGCAATTTCTAAGATGGGTAAGGTAGAATGCTGCAAGAGTTCAGCCGCTTTTCGCAAGCGAAATTGAATCACATATTCTATACAAGACACCCCCAAATGTTTTTTAAAGAAATTCATGAAATGCGTATCGCTATAACCACAAATTTTGGCAAGTTGGTCAATAGTGATCTCTTCTTGATAATGAGCGCTGATATAGTCAATAATGGTACGGATTTTTTCTTCCTTGCGATAGCCTTCTAAGGTTTGCTCTTTTGAAATGACATAACCATTTTCAAATAAAAGATAAAAGAGTTGATTGAGCTGGGCTTTGAGTTGAAATTCAAAATATTTTGTACGATAATAGCCTATTTTCATAGCATCAAGTAAACATTGCCGAATGTCTGTATAGGCTGGTTGATTGGGCTTGATGACGTGTACAAAATCTAATTGTCCATTGTAAAGTGGCTGCAAATAGTCAATACTGGCTTGATCCATAGTAGAATAGCCCATCAAATCCAAATGAAAGTTGAGAGCATCCATGTAATGGCGGCGATTTTCAATCGGGTGAATCGAGTGAAGGGCATTGGGACGAATAAGGATAATATCACCTGCTTCACTATTAAAGTAATCATAATCAATGTGAAACTGTGCTGTCCCCTCATGGACGTAAATCAGTTCAATATCCGTATGCCAATGAAAGAGAATGTCTGGTTGACCATTTCGGGTAATGGTTCGTGTGAGAGAGTACGGAGTACCTTGGTTTTTGTAAACGATATCTTTATGTAATGTTCCCAGATCCATAAGTGTTGCCTCTTTCGTAGAATAATACCAATTTATAGAAGAATTGTGTTAGAAAATATTCTTTCTTAAGATTATAATATAATTGAGTAAAAAATAAAAGAGGTAGAAGCCATGGGTAAATTTCCAGCAGATTTTCTTTGGGGTGGTGCAACAGCTGCCAATCAATACGAGGGTGCTTACGATGTGGACGGTAAAGGTCTTTCGGTTCAAGATGTGACGCCAAAAGGTGGCATACCAGCTAATGCAGGTGATCTCAATCCTTTGATTACAGATAAGCCAACAGCTGATAACCTAAAATTGGAAGGAATTGACTTTTATCATCGTTACAAAGAAGATATTGCCCTTTTTGCAGAAATGGGCTTCAAGGTTTATCGTACTTCTATTGCTTGGTCACGGATTTTTCCAAATGGTGATGAAACGGAGCCAAATGAAGCAGGTCTAAAGTTTTATGACGACCTTTTTGATGAATTGGCCAAATATAACATTGAACCTTTGGTGACTTTGTCACATTATGAAACACCTTTGCATTTGGCGCGTCAGTATAATGGTTGGGCAAATCGTGATTTGATTGGCTTTTATGAGCGCTATGTTCGTACCGTCTTTACTCGTTACAAAGACAAGGTGAACTATTGGTTGACCTTTAATGAAATCAACTCTGTTTTACATGCGCCGTTTATGAGTGGAGGGATTGCAACTCCAGTAGAAGAATTGTCCAAACAAGATCTTTATCAAGCTGTTCATCACGAACTAGTGGCATCAGCTCTTGCAACTAAAATTGGGCATGAAATCAATCCAGATTTTAAGATTGGGTGTATGGTGCTAGCTATGCCGACTTATCCGATGACGCCAAAACCAGAGGATGTACTGGCTGCCCGTGAGTTTGAAAATCAGAATTATCTCTTTTCAGATATTCATGCGCGTGGTAAATATCCAGCATATATGAACCGTTTTTTCAAGGAAAATGGAATCAAGATTCAATTTGCGCCGGGTGATAAGAAATTGATGGCAGAACATACCGTGGACTTCATCTCCTTCTCTTATTATATGAGTGTGGTTCAAGCTCATGACCCAGAAAGTTATTCTTCTGGTCGTGGAAATGTTCTAGGTGGTCTGCAAAACCCTTATCTGGCAAGTTCTGAATGGGGTTGGCAAGTTGACCCAATTGGTCTGCGTCTAGTTCTCAATGCTTTCTATGACCGCTACCAGTTGCCACTCTTTATCGTAGAAAATGGTCTCGGTGCTAAAGATGTCTTGGTAGATGGTCCTAATGGTCCAACTGTTGAAGATGATTATCGTATTGATTATCTTAAACAACATTTGCAACAGGTCGGCGAAGCGATTGAAGATGGTGTTGAGCTCTGGGGCTATACCACTTGGGGCTGTATTGACCTCGTGTCTGCTTCAACAGCTCAGATGAGCAAGCGTTACGGATTTATCTATGTTGACCGAAACGACGATGGAACAGGGACTTTGGCTCGCTACAAGAAGAAATCATTTGACTGGTACAAAGAAGTCATTGCAACGAACGGAGGAAAACTCTATGAAGATTGAGCACGCAGCCCTTTATGTTCGAGATTTAGAAGGGACTAAACGCTTCTTTGAAACCTATTTTGAAGCGAAAAGTAATCAGCTTTACCATAATCAAAAAACAGGTTTTCAGTCTTACTTCCTCAGCTTTGACGAAGGGGCGAGATTGGAAATCATGACTCGAAAGGAAGGTTTAGCAGAGAACAACCAAGAACTTCTCTTTTTGGGCTATCATCATTTAGCTTTCAGTCTAGGAAGCAAGGAAAAGGTAGATGAATTGACAGTTAGGCTCCAAGCAGATGGTTATCAACTTTTAAGCGGTCCACGCCTGACAGGTGATGGTTACTATGAAAGCTGCATTCTGGGTTTAGAAGGCAATCAGATTGAGTTGACCGTATAATTGATAATTTGCTCCTTATAAATAGAGAGTGGGACAGAAATCAATTATTCGAAGAATTTGATTTTTCAGCAAGTCCTAGTTTCTAGTTGCTGACCTAAAACAGTTCACTGGACTGTTTTACTCCCACCTCCGCACAGATGGTTAGGGTAGCCACTATCGCCGGTATAGTCAGGGATAAGGTTATCCAACTAACCACTGCGTTTTGCAAGCTGAACGATAAAATACATGAGGCTGGGAATTTTTGTTTCAACCTCCTTTTTTGTGTTAAACAAATGAACTGAAAGTTGTAACATAGACATTATTAGAAAGAAAATATGCAAGTGCAGTTCTCTGTTATTTTTACCTTAAAAATTTTCCAAATAGAGAAATCGCTTTGATTTTCCTCCTTTTCAGTCGTATTTATTGCCAAAGGTCAAAAAAGACAAACCTCAAAAAGAAGTTTGTCTCACGTTTTATAAGGGATCACTAAATAGTCACAAGAGCTGTCGTCGCGTACAACTTAACCCCAAAACTTCTTAGCGATTTCTTGACCTTGTTTGATTTTAGCCCATTGTTGTGGAATAGCTAGTTCATTGCCTGAATCGCAGGAAGCAAAACCGCATTGATGTGACAGCAGCAAACGTTCCTTAGGAAGGATGGTGCTGGCTTGTTCTAATAAACGAAGTACACGTTCTTCATCATCTAGATCAGTTGTCTTACTAGAAAGAAGTCCAAGAACAACTTCAGCATCTTTATCTTTAAGAGAAGCAAGAGCCTTCAAATCACCAGATACATCACTGTCCCATTCTAAGAAAAAGCGGTCATAGTGTTGATCACGCAAGAATTTTTCCGCAATGGCTTCATAAGTTCCGCCTGATGCCGAACGGCTTTCATAATTTCCACGGCAGTTGTGTGTCCAAACTTTCAGTCCTAATTGATGACCGTAATCAGCTACTTCGTTATTGATCTCAATGAATTCATCAGCTAAATCAGCCAGCGCAGCATTGCCATCAGCAAAAAACGAAGCAGGATTTGATTCGTCGAAAAGTTCCCAAAGGCAGTCATCAAACTGAATAATCTCACCGCCAGCTTCTTTGTATTCTGTCAAGAATTCCTTGTAGGCCTTGATAAGACCAGCTTTTAATTCGTCATTGGTTTTGTAAACTTGCCCTTCACCAGCAAGTTTATCAAAGATAGTCAGTTCAGTATAAGCATGCGCAGGTCCCCAAATCGTTAATTTTGTTTGCGTATCACCAGCTTCTTCCTTGAGCAGTTTGTAAATATCTAAAAAATGATGATTTTTACCTGAAAGTGGCTGGGTAATGCGAATACCGATGTCTTTACGTGTTTCGTACTGTCCGCCATCATGTTCTTTAAAAGTGTAGCCGTGGTCT is a window from the Streptococcus anginosus subsp. whileyi MAS624 genome containing:
- a CDS encoding glycoside hydrolase family 1 protein, with translation MGKFPADFLWGGATAANQYEGAYDVDGKGLSVQDVTPKGGIPANAGDLNPLITDKPTADNLKLEGIDFYHRYKEDIALFAEMGFKVYRTSIAWSRIFPNGDETEPNEAGLKFYDDLFDELAKYNIEPLVTLSHYETPLHLARQYNGWANRDLIGFYERYVRTVFTRYKDKVNYWLTFNEINSVLHAPFMSGGIATPVEELSKQDLYQAVHHELVASALATKIGHEINPDFKIGCMVLAMPTYPMTPKPEDVLAAREFENQNYLFSDIHARGKYPAYMNRFFKENGIKIQFAPGDKKLMAEHTVDFISFSYYMSVVQAHDPESYSSGRGNVLGGLQNPYLASSEWGWQVDPIGLRLVLNAFYDRYQLPLFIVENGLGAKDVLVDGPNGPTVEDDYRIDYLKQHLQQVGEAIEDGVELWGYTTWGCIDLVSASTAQMSKRYGFIYVDRNDDGTGTLARYKKKSFDWYKEVIATNGGKLYED
- a CDS encoding AraC family transcriptional regulator; amino-acid sequence: MDLGTLHKDIVYKNQGTPYSLTRTITRNGQPDILFHWHTDIELIYVHEGTAQFHIDYDYFNSEAGDIILIRPNALHSIHPIENRRHYMDALNFHLDLMGYSTMDQASIDYLQPLYNGQLDFVHVIKPNQPAYTDIRQCLLDAMKIGYYRTKYFEFQLKAQLNQLFYLLFENGYVISKEQTLEGYRKEEKIRTIIDYISAHYQEEITIDQLAKICGYSDTHFMNFFKKHLGVSCIEYVIQFRLRKAAELLQHSTLPILEIATQSGFNNLSNFNRQFKKYYQLTPSQYRKK
- a CDS encoding cobalamin-independent methionine synthase II family protein; the protein is MTQSKFQLVGSLLRPANLLAYKNKIEHRDDIQYPFYDSFPGYRETETAEIKKVIADEKANGIDILTDGEYSKSMWHLDFIWGLKGIERYIADHGYTFKEHDGGQYETRKDIGIRITQPLSGKNHHFLDIYKLLKEEAGDTQTKLTIWGPAHAYTELTIFDKLAGEGQVYKTNDELKAGLIKAYKEFLTEYKEAGGEIIQFDDCLWELFDESNPASFFADGNAALADLADEFIEINNEVADYGHQLGLKVWTHNCRGNYESRSASGGTYEAIAEKFLRDQHYDRFFLEWDSDVSGDLKALASLKDKDAEVVLGLLSSKTTDLDDEERVLRLLEQASTILPKERLLLSHQCGFASCDSGNELAIPQQWAKIKQGQEIAKKFWG
- a CDS encoding VOC family protein, producing MKIEHAALYVRDLEGTKRFFETYFEAKSNQLYHNQKTGFQSYFLSFDEGARLEIMTRKEGLAENNQELLFLGYHHLAFSLGSKEKVDELTVRLQADGYQLLSGPRLTGDGYYESCILGLEGNQIELTV